In Delphinus delphis chromosome X, mDelDel1.2, whole genome shotgun sequence, the DNA window CCCCGCGCGCCGCGAAAAGGCGGAGCTAGGCGGAGCTGGGCGGAGCGTCCGAAGCCCCGGCGCGCGCAGCCGTGCAACCTCTTTTCTCGGCGCTCCGGAAGTAGGTGGGCCTCTTTCCGTGCCTAGCGCAGCCATGGTAAGGCAGCTTCTTTGCGAGCTCTTGGGACTCATCAGCCTCCATCCACCAAGGGCTGGGGCTACCAGGGGCTGCGGGGCTCCCACAGGGGGTGGTCAGGCGGAGGCGAAGGGAGGGCGATTGGTGGGGTGGGCCCAGGGGTGCTCGAGGGCTAGGGCGAACACCGGCTGTTGGCGATGGGTGGTTGGGGGATGATCGGTTCGGCTGGCGAGAAGGCCTCGGTCTCCCGGCCGGCCACACCCGATCACGCATCATGCGGCCCTGGGAGGAGCGTCTTGTTTACCAGGCTGGAGCCCCGGGTGGGCCCAGAGGACAGACGTCGGGCCCGGGGAGGGTGGAGAGTTTTTCCGTCGTGTTTTTGGCACGGCCTGACTTCACGTAGTGTGGCCAGTAAGCCTCTGTATACGGCATTAAAAAGGTTTCCTTCTGCATTTTAAGGTGAAAAGTGATCTCACCTTTAGAGTTTGAGTAAGCCACTGTTTGCACGTGGTTGTGCTGAGGTCAGATTAAGTCTCGCATCTAACACTTTAAAACCTGACATATTTCGAGAAATTGTCTGTTTGATAAGTAGAAGCACAGATTCTGTTGCTGGCTGGCTGTGTGCCAGGAGGTCCAACCCCTGGCTATTTCACCAGCATAATGTCCTAGTAAAAACAGCCTCTAGAAGCATATGCACTTTTAAGTGGTAacataaataattggaaaaattgtttttaaagacagttaACGTTCTCTGTACAATGAGAATGCTGGTTGCAGTTTGTGAAACCTACAGTATTTTGCTGTATGCTATGTATACATTTGCTTCTCCGCCTTTAATCACGGCCCTGTGCTTTTTACATTGTCCACATTTTGCTGAAGAGGAAACAGATGCTGGTCTTTAGAGAATAGTTGTAGTTGTGTAAACTGTTCTTGAAAAGATCTGAAACTGTTTAACAGTATTAAAATCGAAAACTCCTTCAGGCTCGTGGTCCCAAGAAGCACCTGAAGCGCGTAGCAGCTCCAAAGCATTGGATGCTGGATAAACTGACTGGTGTGTTTGTAAGTATCATTATATTGTAAGCATGTTTTTTGTGTTGTAAATATCTTAAGGGATGTGTCTTTTACAGTTTTATCCAGATATGATTGATGTATTTAAGGGACACACTCTATACTGCTCCTTTATGTGTCAGGCATCCCTGATTACTGTATCCTGAGTTACTCTCTTCTTAAGGGCCCTGTGTTATCTAGCTGTGCCCCACCTCTTACCTAATAATTCTGTGCCTCATTTCTTCCACATACCACATGTATGCAGGACCTCAAATGTTCTTAACGGGCCTGGTCCTCTGAAAGGAAAATGCTGTAAAACTTTAAAGATCTGGAATAGTTTTGCACACTTTGAATACCTCTTGTTTACCCcagttggggggggggcgggtgatAGTCTGGTGAATCTCAGGACTTGAGGGGTAGTTTGAGTGAATCCCACCAATAGTttaagataactttttttttttttctgcactgtGTCTTCgtggctgtgcgtgggctttttctagttgcagcgagcggggactactcttggttgcagtgcgtgggcctctcattgtggtggcctctcttgttgcagagcgcgggcccaatagttgtggctcgtgggctccagagcacaggcccagcagctgtggtgcacgggcccagttgcttcacggcacatgggatcctcccagaccagggctcgaacccatgtcccgctcattggcaggcggactctcaaccactgcgccaccagggaagccctaagataacttttaaaatcattttacagGCTCCTCGTCCATCTACCGGTCCTCACAAGCTGAGGGAATGTCTCCCCCTAATTATTTTCCTAAGGAACAGACTTAAATATGCCCTAACAGGAGATGAAGTAAAGAAGATCTGCATGCAGCGTTTCATTAAGATTGATGGCAAGGTCCGCACCGATATAACCTACCCTGCTGGTTTTATGGGTAAGTGGTTAATGGTGGGCACTTGGtgctccttgatttttttttccttgattttttttttatctccctCTCTAAAGTGGTGGGCTTTTTCAGTCTCAGAAATAAAGCATGACTTTCCCTCTCAAGAGTTTTACTTCCATATTGTAGGGCTGCAAATCATAAATCATTTCTCAAAACCAAATTTCAATTCACTTCAGATTTTACGGGTCATAAAAACAgggttttgaaaattaaagatcAGCTAGCCATCATTGATCTTAGGAATCCTTGTTAATATTCGAAATGGGAAGCACacggggtttttttccccttatagtGTGGTTATTGTTCAGCATGGGGTTACTGGGGGTCACTATAGTAACCTTAGTTATTACCATTTGATATCAGATGTCATCAGCATTGACAAGACTGGAGAGAATTTTCGTCTGATCTATGACACCAAGGGTCGCTTTGCTGTTCATCGTATTACACCTGAGGAGGCCAAGGTGAGTGTGGCAAGCAGGCTGGGCCTTCGTTTAGTAAAAGTACTTGATTCTAAGTTATTAAGTACATGGACCGATCCATTGTGGTGAGGTAGGTAGATTAGAATTACTCATAATCTTATACCTAGAAACAGCCAGTCAAGTTAACATCCTCAacagagtgcttttttttttttttttttttttttttttttttttttgcggtacgcgggcctcgcactctcccgttgcggagcacaggctccggacgcgcgcaggctcagcggccatggctcacgggcccagctgctctgcagcatgtgggatcttcccggaccgggacatgaacccgtgtcccctgcatcggcaggcggactctcaaccactacgccaccagggaagccccaacagagTGCTTTTTATGGCAGAAACGAATTCTAGCTGAGCAGTGACTTCTGCTTGCCTTTTTTTGAGGCAAGGAGAGTGATTCCTAGGAACGTTTGAGTATCTGAAGTATGGGTCCTTTAAGGATAAAGGGCCAGAAAACCAATATCTAGTTCAATCCTACTGGCCCTTTGTCTAGCTTTactctggggaggggaaaggtatTAGTGGAGGGGACCAGTAACCCTCGGGGCACTAGTTTGAGGTAACTCAAAAAAGGTTACAGACATTGATTATTTAATCCAGTTTGTTGTGATGGTTTTATGCAAAAGTTCATGGCTTCTTGAATTATTGGCTGTAAGTGAAGGTTAATTCAATTGGATGAATCAGCTAATTTCCTTAGCTACCTTGTTACCAGCAGGCTGGAGGGCACGTCCATTGGCATCAAGGTGATTTGATTTACTTAAAGGATGTCTTGGAGTGAAATGCTTTGTGAAATTGTTGATTAGATGAACTGGTAATACAATTGCAGTTTGTGAGACAAAACTCAATTGTGATGTAGAGGGAGCCATTAAGAGGCACTTGTTAGCTGTCTGGGTGAGTTGGAGGGAAGAATTCAGATGCCCCTTGAGACTTAAAcggcctggggaaggggaggtgatTTGCATTGGAGCAGGGAGGAAATGGTGGTGATCATCCCTCCACCTGGGAGTTTGAGGTTGTGAGGCCTTAAGTGCTTTGAACTTTTAACCTTGGGGGTGATGCAGTACTACAGAGGAAATACATAATAAGAAGGCTAACCTAGAAGGGGGGCAGTGTGCAAGATGAATTTATGGGGGAGTGGGAAGAAAAGTCAGGGACCCCATTATTCAGCTGCAGCTCAGGAAACAGCCTGTTCTGTGTGGGGGCTGGTACCTTCAGCTGCTGGTTGCACCTTTAAGCTGGTGATTTGTGGCTTTGAAAGAACTGTACTCTGGAGCATAGTGCATGTGAGCTAGACTAATGTGGGTAACCCATGTGTTTCAGTATAAGTTATGCAAAGTGAGAAAGATCTTTGTGGGGACAAAAGGAATCCCTCATCTGGTGACCCATGATGCTCGCACCATCCGCTACCCTGATCCCCTCATCAAGGTGAATGACACCATTCAGATTGATTTGGAGACTGGCAAGATTACTGATTTCATCAAATTTGACACTGGTAAGCAGGCTGTGCTACTTAAGCATTCTCTTTAAAGGCCAGACATAAGAGCtgttctttacttttatttttaagttaatttaatcAAGCCCTATGACTTGCGCAGGGCCTGGGTACAGGGTTTTGTTTGGCGTTTGGGGGGCTcgaggtgattctgatgtgcgcCTAGTTAGCAACAAAAGCTAGATGTCTTTTGTTGATGTAGTAACGGATTGGGAAGGAGGCAACTCTTAGTTTTAAGAAATGTTCAGAGAATCTGTAAACCCTTATGGTGTCTCATTTCGGCATGGCTTTGTGGTGGCAATGAGGGTTAGAGAGAGGAATATGTTCTGAATTGTGGGGAGGGAAGTCAGCTAAGAATGTTTTCAGTGGGGAGTTGTGAGAAGCTGTGAACAGGTAACTGCTCCAATGCCCAGGTGTATGGTATTTTTACCTCAGGGATCCAAGTGCTTAGAATATTCTGTGTGGCAGGGATGAGGTCTTGTATAACACGGTTCTCAGGCCTGCTCCAGATCTCAAAAGCCTCCCCATCCATGGAAGTGGCTTGAGGGCTGGGCAGGGAAGTCTAACAAAAAAGCAGAACAAACTTAATTGAGATAACAGCCCTTTGTAATGCTGTCATCACCCCCCATATCTGTTCACAACAGTAGCAGAGAATTGTGTCTTGGAGGAACAGCAGTAGTCCAGGCAAGACATGGTAAGGACCTAGTGAGGTGGGTGCAGTGGAGTTTATTACATTT includes these proteins:
- the RPS4X gene encoding small ribosomal subunit protein eS4, X isoform → MARGPKKHLKRVAAPKHWMLDKLTGVFAPRPSTGPHKLRECLPLIIFLRNRLKYALTGDEVKKICMQRFIKIDGKVRTDITYPAGFMDVISIDKTGENFRLIYDTKGRFAVHRITPEEAKYKLCKVRKIFVGTKGIPHLVTHDARTIRYPDPLIKVNDTIQIDLETGKITDFIKFDTGNLCMVTGGANLGRIGVITNRERHPGSFDVVHVKDANGNSFATRLSNIFVIGKGNKPWISLPRGKGIRLTIAEERDKRLAAKQSSG